ATAACAGACCCCAAAGCACAGATAACAATAAAGAATGAACCTTTGGTGATGTTTACAAGTTCAAATTTCGCCAAATAGAATAACTGTTTCCAGCTTTCTATTGCAGAAAACTTCTGAGTTACCTTTGGCAACATCGTAAGTGACTGAATCTGATTCCCTCTTGTCAGATTTTCTTCTTTGCCCGCTTTTTTAAACCAGTTAAAAGGTATAAGGAATTGACTAAAACTGAATTTAAGAAAACAAATTAGTGTAATAATAATACCCAGCCCAATCCATAACATCCGGTTATAGAGCAAAACTCCTTCCAAAGGGATTATCCGCGTATTTTGATCATCTGGGGTCCAATATTGGATTAAATTGCCTAAAGCCTCTGAGCCAGATGGTTCCCAAATAGCCGCGATAGATTTATTATCTAAATCTGCAGTAATTATAGAGGTAACTGAGTTGATTACCAAAAGTACTATGCAAAACAAATACGCCGGTAATGTACTGCGGGTAAAAGTGGTTAACGAAAAAAAGATAGCACCAGACAGCAGGACATTGGGTACGACAAAAAGCAGAAAGGGTTCCAAAAAATTGATTATAGAGAAATCGGCCATTTGTGGTTTACCCAACCCAAAGAGACAGCCTATATAATAACCAATGACCTTCGCCGAGAAAACAAAAAGTGCAGTTAAAAAGGCAGAACTAAATCTTCCGAAAAAATAACTGCTTTTATGTATAGGTTTGGTAAAATAAAGCGGATGAGTATTGTATTTGTAGTCTTTTTGTATAGCAGTAGCCATAATTGCTACCAGGATAACTCTATTAATCAATCCTAAAATGCCATTCTCTAAAAACACAAGAATTTTTGATATTGCCACAGCCGAATTAACAAGTAGATTAGAATCACTCCGGGCCACATTGAAAACGCCGGCTTTGCTTAATCCTATTGCTAAACTGATCAGGAAAAATATCCCGAAATAAACATATACTGATATTTTTCTGAAGTTCAAATTCAGATCGAAAAGAAATATTTCCCTAAACATAAATAAGCTAGTTTTTAGTAATGACTGAGAAATAAACGTCTTCAAGATCTGGAGTAATCTGATCAAAACCTGCATCTGGGCTTGTATCTGCATAAACATGGATCATCACACGGCCACTAACCATATGGGAAGAAATCACCTGAAGCTGACTGCGGTAGTTCTCCAACTCTTCTTTTTCAATACTCTTTGTCCATATTTTATCTTGTACTGTAGCCTGGGCTTCTGCAGGAGTACCTTCCAGTAAAATTGTTCCCTTATTCATAATCACCATTTTTTTGCACAGATTTTTCACGTCTTCTACTATATGAGTGGAAAGGATAACTATTATCTGCTCTCCGATTTCGCTCAACAGGTTGTGAAAACGATTACGTTCCATTGGATCAAGACCTGCGGTTGGCTCATCTACAATAATAAGTTTAGGATTGCCAATTAATGCCTGAGCAATGCCAAAACGCTGGCGCATACCACCAGAATAATCGCTTACATTACGTTTACGAGCATCAAACAGGTTAGTTTGTACTAATAATGCCTCAACAATTTCTTTTCTTTCTGATCTGGAAGTAATTCCTTTTAGCACTGCAAAATGATCTAGCAGACTTAATGCTGATACTCCGGGGTAGAAACCAAAATCCTGTGGTAAATAACCGAGCGTTTTTCTCAATTCTGTTTTTTGTTTCAGTACATCAATGTCACCAAGCATGATTTGACCAGTATCCGGGTCCTGCAAAGTAGCAATGGTCCGCATTAAAGTTGATTTTCCGGCTCCGTTTGGCCCAAGTAAACCAAACATTCCCTTATCAATGATCAGGTTAATATTATTTAATGCTTTCAAGCCGTTGCTATAGGTCTTAGTAATGTTAGAAATAATCAATTGCATAGTTTAAAAATTGTTTACGGTGTATATTCATTTGACTGTTTATAGGATAGAAAGGTGCCCCATATTGTTACTTAATAACACTCACATAAGGATGTGACACTATTACTTACTATGCAATTATTACTATACTAAAGTTTGTCTGGCTTCTTCCAGCTGAATATAAAATAGATATATCAGATCGGTCAATACTGCGATATCAGATGCCACTTCTGCAGGATATGATAGTCCCTCCAAGATTTTTTTTTCTATTCCGCAGATGTAAATACTTATATCATTTCTGCCCATTACTGATGTTGTCGATTTTATCCTATATAAAAAAAAAATCACCCGCTCCAGTTCCTTCTTTGCAAAACTGCTGTTAAGGCTTTCCATATATAATGGAGTATTTATTAAGCATAAATCAATAATTTCAATCAGAAAATCGTTATCTCTGCTAAAAGAATGAAGATAAGTGAAATCAAAAGGGGCATTTATGTTCTGTAGGCTGGTCATCAGTAATGATTTGTTTAGTATAATTATATAATATTCTTACTTCAAGATTAATGATAAAAAAACGATAAAACACACATCCCACTCCTCCATAAGCATGTGACTTGGGTATAAAAAAAGACCTGAATATTTTTCAGGTCTTAAATTAAGTTTTATGGAATCAGGCTGATGGCCTTTTCCAATTGTGGATCTTTACCCGTTAAGAGTTTCTTTCTATCTCATCGCTCATGCTTCAACCGTGTTTGTTTTTGCTTCCAATTCTGCAATCAATACCGACTTAACAAGGGTAAATGCATAATCTTTAGCTTCGGCAAATGAAATATCATATTTGCGGACAATATTCTGCATGTTTTCTGGAAAGCGGGATAACAGTTTATAATAATACTCATCTAAAACGGTAGGGGATGGCATTTTAAAGTTTATTCTTAAATGAAAACGTCTCAAAAGTGCGGTATCAATAATTTGAGCATGGTTAGTTGCACATAGCAAAAGCGCGTTCTGAGGATAATAATCTATCAATTGTATCAGCGTGTTGACAAGTCTTCTCATTTCTCCTACATCTTTATCATCATTGCCACGGGCTTTGCCTATCTGATCAAATTCATCTAAGAAAAGAACTGCTTTCTCTTTGGCTGCTTTGTCAAAAATCACTTTGATATTTTGTGATGTTTCCCCGATCCTTGAGCAGACAATGTTGCTAAGATTGAGTATGAGAATGTCTTTTCCATGTGCGTTTGCAATGGCTTTAGCGCTTGTGGTTTTACCGCAACCCGAACTTCCTTCAAGTAATATCTTATTATTAACTGGCAACCCATACCTGTTCAGCTCGTCGATGTAACTATATTCTTTGATCAGCTGTACAAATTCATTCCTGTTGGCATGATCAAGAAATAAATCGTTCAGTGATACCTGTTCTTTGTCGTTAATAATAAGATCGTATATGTTCATCCTCTTCTGATTTCTTTATGCTTCTCCTGTTTTTGTGTGTTTATCTAAGAAAGCCCTAAAATTTGCCCGCAAGGTACAAATAGTTAGGGCTATGGTTTATGGTTACTTCAAATCTTCTATGGAAGCTCCAAAATTGATATGTAACACATTCCCGTTAGGCGTGACTTAGGCAGGAACAGATTTTACACCTGCGCTTTCTGCATCTTTGACCTTTGCTTTTTCTGTTCCTAAATGAACTACTTCTACTTGTTCTGAAGGAATAAGATTTAAAATATCCTGTTCTGCACTTATACATACCGGACAACCTGCGTGATAAAAAATTGATTTTGCCATTTTAATCGTTTTAATTGATGAATTGTTACTGATTGGACTTTCTGTCAAAGGCTCAATTGCTTTTGCCTTATGGTAAGACAAAAGTATTTCCTATTTGGATTGCTATAATGGTACAGTTTATGTAAAAACAGATGGTCCAGATGTTGCGGTTCTGGAAGTTAAGAGTACATTAAATTTTGGGAATTAGTTACGAAAAGCGAGGTGTAAAAATTAACTTTATGATACAAACAGATAAATCAGACGAGTATGGAAATACAAGCCAGTTTCATTCAAATATTTCCCGAATATCAAGATGTTTTTTATGACGATTTGGAAAATCACAGAAAATATTTCCTGCCATTATGTTCTATTAACCTGAAGTTCTTTTCACCGGATAAAGATCAGTGGTTACATTTTGTATCTGTAAAAGAGATCTATGACGGCAGGGTCGGTGAAAATACA
This portion of the Pedobacter lusitanus genome encodes:
- a CDS encoding ABC transporter ATP-binding protein, which codes for MQLIISNITKTYSNGLKALNNINLIIDKGMFGLLGPNGAGKSTLMRTIATLQDPDTGQIMLGDIDVLKQKTELRKTLGYLPQDFGFYPGVSALSLLDHFAVLKGITSRSERKEIVEALLVQTNLFDARKRNVSDYSGGMRQRFGIAQALIGNPKLIIVDEPTAGLDPMERNRFHNLLSEIGEQIIVILSTHIVEDVKNLCKKMVIMNKGTILLEGTPAEAQATVQDKIWTKSIEKEELENYRSQLQVISSHMVSGRVMIHVYADTSPDAGFDQITPDLEDVYFSVITKN
- a CDS encoding AAA family ATPase — its product is MNIYDLIINDKEQVSLNDLFLDHANRNEFVQLIKEYSYIDELNRYGLPVNNKILLEGSSGCGKTTSAKAIANAHGKDILILNLSNIVCSRIGETSQNIKVIFDKAAKEKAVLFLDEFDQIGKARGNDDKDVGEMRRLVNTLIQLIDYYPQNALLLCATNHAQIIDTALLRRFHLRINFKMPSPTVLDEYYYKLLSRFPENMQNIVRKYDISFAEAKDYAFTLVKSVLIAELEAKTNTVEA
- a CDS encoding thioredoxin family protein, which encodes MAKSIFYHAGCPVCISAEQDILNLIPSEQVEVVHLGTEKAKVKDAESAGVKSVPA